A single region of the Rhodothermia bacterium genome encodes:
- a CDS encoding class I SAM-dependent methyltransferase produces MHKTIHLKSGKEKTLRRKHPWIFAGAIHHVEGKPATGETVAVVSDNGTWLGLGAWSPNSQIRVRMWTFSPTETVDEAFFDQRLAQALTLRRTLEATFPDAFRWIASENDGLPGLIVDRYGDWAVVQFLSAGAEYWRSEIVNGIKKLVSLKGIYERSDVDVRKKEGFLPQTGLLWGEKPPTQIMVQEGAFRIGVDVTTGHKTGYYLDQRENRALVGQMAANKTWLNTFSYTGGFSLAALASGAAHVLNVDSSAAALALSEENHRKNGYDPSHYAHLEGDVFSCLRQFRSENRLFDGIILDPPKFVESKFHLDKAARAYKDINRLAFHLLKPGGVLFTFSCSGLLEASLFQKIVADAALDAQKTVQFTRWLGQASDHPVLSAFPEGFYLKGLICRTCD; encoded by the coding sequence ATGCACAAAACCATACACCTAAAATCGGGAAAGGAAAAAACACTTCGCAGGAAACATCCTTGGATATTTGCGGGCGCGATCCATCATGTGGAAGGAAAACCGGCTACTGGCGAGACGGTGGCAGTGGTCTCGGATAATGGTACGTGGTTAGGACTTGGCGCTTGGTCACCCAATTCGCAAATTCGGGTGCGGATGTGGACGTTTTCGCCCACTGAAACAGTGGATGAAGCTTTTTTCGACCAAAGGTTAGCGCAGGCACTCACTTTAAGACGCACTTTAGAAGCAACGTTTCCAGATGCATTCCGCTGGATCGCCTCCGAAAACGATGGCCTTCCGGGTTTAATTGTAGATCGGTATGGAGATTGGGCAGTTGTTCAGTTCCTTTCCGCCGGAGCCGAATATTGGCGTTCAGAAATTGTGAACGGCATCAAAAAGTTAGTGTCCCTTAAAGGCATTTATGAGCGATCCGATGTGGACGTGCGTAAAAAAGAAGGTTTTTTGCCGCAAACGGGCCTCCTCTGGGGTGAAAAACCACCAACACAAATTATGGTTCAAGAAGGCGCTTTCCGTATAGGAGTTGATGTAACAACAGGTCATAAAACAGGATACTATTTAGACCAACGTGAAAACCGTGCTTTGGTCGGACAAATGGCCGCAAACAAGACGTGGCTGAACACCTTTTCCTATACAGGTGGGTTCTCCCTTGCCGCACTTGCCAGCGGGGCAGCACATGTATTAAACGTAGATTCTTCGGCAGCTGCTTTGGCACTTTCGGAGGAAAACCACCGCAAAAACGGCTACGATCCAAGCCATTATGCCCATTTGGAAGGCGATGTATTTTCCTGTCTTCGTCAATTCAGATCGGAAAACAGGCTATTTGATGGTATTATATTGGATCCACCCAAGTTTGTAGAGTCTAAGTTCCACCTCGATAAAGCCGCACGGGCATATAAAGACATTAATCGCTTGGCCTTCCACCTACTGAAACCCGGCGGGGTGCTTTTCACCTTCTCTTGCTCTGGGCTTCTGGAAGCCTCGTTATTTCAAAAAATTGTAGCCGATGCCGCTTTAGACGCCCAAAAAACGGTTCAATTTACCCGATGGTTGGGGCAAGCGAGCGATCATCCCGTCCTCTCAGCCTTTCCAGAAGGATTTTATTTAAAAGGTTTAATTTGTAGGACTTGCGATTGA
- a CDS encoding PIG-L family deacetylase gives MSHIHDPVGIRVLLIEDSPEQAVLVKHWLEQWTGCEVVHANDGSSGAQFAQFGTWDLVVSDIELPGILGLDLIKIVKGANPWTPVLMITAHPKMEYAVSALQNRADGILFKPLEYGAFMEQVQKLVADGQKKRREEQKTVLAIGAHPDDVEIGCGGTLLRHKAAGDRVVILTLTGGEFGGRKSLRVEESEKAASVLGAELFMGELRDTQVSEGPETIAIIENTIRVIQPTHIYTHTPNDAHQDHRNCYRATIVAARGIPNLYCYQAPSTTIDFRPTMFIEVGRYMGGKIKAINAYQTQTSIRAYLKEDLIMATARYWGRFSGYGYSEPMEVVRQRG, from the coding sequence ATGAGTCACATCCACGATCCCGTCGGCATACGTGTTTTATTGATTGAAGACAGTCCTGAACAGGCCGTTTTGGTTAAGCATTGGTTAGAACAATGGACTGGTTGCGAAGTCGTACATGCCAACGATGGGTCATCTGGGGCACAATTTGCACAGTTTGGGACGTGGGACTTGGTCGTAAGCGACATTGAACTTCCGGGTATTCTTGGTTTAGACCTCATAAAAATTGTGAAAGGGGCCAATCCATGGACGCCTGTTCTTATGATTACGGCGCACCCCAAGATGGAATATGCGGTTTCGGCACTTCAAAACCGTGCCGACGGTATTTTGTTTAAGCCCTTGGAGTATGGCGCATTTATGGAGCAAGTCCAGAAACTGGTGGCAGACGGCCAAAAAAAGCGACGCGAAGAGCAAAAAACCGTCTTGGCCATTGGTGCGCATCCCGATGATGTCGAAATAGGCTGTGGCGGCACCTTGCTCCGGCACAAGGCAGCCGGCGACCGTGTGGTGATCCTAACGCTTACCGGAGGGGAATTTGGCGGTCGAAAGTCCTTGCGGGTTGAAGAGTCCGAGAAGGCGGCTTCGGTATTGGGTGCAGAATTGTTTATGGGCGAATTGCGTGACACGCAAGTCTCCGAAGGCCCGGAAACCATCGCCATTATCGAGAACACCATTCGGGTCATCCAACCGACCCATATTTACACCCATACCCCAAACGATGCCCACCAAGACCACCGAAATTGCTACCGTGCAACGATTGTAGCGGCACGGGGTATTCCGAATTTGTATTGCTACCAAGCGCCATCAACCACCATAGACTTCCGTCCAACCATGTTTATCGAAGTAGGAAGATATATGGGCGGCAAAATCAAAGCGATCAATGCTTATCAAACACAGACCTCCATCCGTGCATATCTAAAAGAGGATTTAATCATGGCTACGGCACGCTACTGGGGGCGATTTAGCGGATACGGATATTCAGAGCCGATGGAAGTGGTGCGGCAACGAGGTTAG
- a CDS encoding NHL repeat-containing protein translates to MKYVIGLLLLWVGACTQKTVAQKADTTISRATTLATFKDARALASDGKGHLYVVDAGKNLVLRLNADGKQLAQVGGLGTGNYQFDTPVDVDPTNGLDIYVADFGNRRVQHFSSEFRYLETFPLVFETHTPRQIAGFFSPNADYDNKLILSEGTPVALTVDAAKELFVADQEHAFVAKWDAQKRVQRFFGRYDAGDAALLDPVSMVVAPNGTLFVADRGRSDVMVYDVFGTFLRSFGSQQLAKLKGIALFGDRILVTGEHNLWVYQTDGKLLFNYALNFLEPITDAIYANRAVYLLTPTKLMRFKP, encoded by the coding sequence ATGAAATACGTTATAGGTCTTTTACTTCTCTGGGTTGGCGCATGCACCCAAAAAACAGTTGCTCAAAAAGCTGATACCACCATTAGTCGGGCAACCACTTTGGCGACATTCAAGGATGCGCGGGCTTTGGCAAGTGATGGGAAAGGCCATTTATATGTGGTGGATGCCGGGAAAAACCTTGTGTTGCGTCTGAATGCCGACGGAAAGCAACTGGCGCAAGTCGGTGGCCTTGGTACGGGAAACTATCAGTTTGATACTCCGGTGGATGTGGATCCCACTAATGGTTTAGACATTTATGTGGCAGATTTTGGAAATAGGCGGGTGCAGCATTTCTCGTCTGAATTTAGGTATCTCGAAACCTTCCCACTTGTCTTTGAAACCCATACCCCACGTCAGATTGCAGGCTTTTTTTCGCCGAATGCCGACTATGACAATAAACTCATTCTTTCCGAAGGGACACCTGTGGCCTTGACGGTAGATGCAGCAAAGGAGCTTTTTGTGGCCGATCAAGAACATGCTTTTGTGGCAAAATGGGATGCACAAAAAAGAGTCCAACGGTTTTTTGGCCGGTACGATGCGGGAGATGCGGCTCTTTTAGACCCTGTCTCGATGGTAGTTGCCCCCAATGGCACGCTGTTCGTTGCAGATCGAGGGAGGAGCGATGTTATGGTCTATGATGTTTTTGGTACTTTCTTGCGGTCTTTTGGGAGCCAACAATTGGCAAAGCTAAAAGGAATTGCCCTCTTTGGAGATCGGATTTTGGTGACGGGCGAGCATAACCTTTGGGTTTATCAAACCGACGGCAAGCTATTGTTCAACTATGCCTTGAATTTCTTAGAACCGATTACGGACGCCATTTATGCAAATCGGGCAGTGTATCTGCTAACACCCACCAAACTGATGCGCTTTAAACCTTAG
- the purD gene encoding phosphoribosylamine--glycine ligase — MKILIIGSGGREHALVWALSRSPQQPQVYCAPGNAGTGLLAQNVDFSPIDVEGLANFVLSEQIDLTIVGPEQPLVIGMVDFFRERGLAIVGPTAYAAQLEGSKGFAKAFMARHQIPTAAYRKFSANDFPAAQSWLKAQEYPIVLKADGLAAGKGVLICPDQETALQGLKTILLDGAFGEAGAEVVIETFMTGEEASIFVLTDGKDYLILPAAQDHKRIGDGDVGPNTGGMGAYAPAPIVTPKVVEKVRLEIIEPSLKGMAAEGHPYTGILYVGLMLTPDGPKVVEFNCRFGDPETQVVLPLIQSDVVDLFMRMATSRLKEYPLKLHNGAAATVVMASSGYPDHYPKGLEIKGLEVVGDVKKEMVFHAGTTQNSEGKTVTSGGRVLAVTGMGDSLQEALANAYHRVGNLRFEGAYYRKDIGWRGLKHLSEL, encoded by the coding sequence ATGAAAATATTGATTATCGGAAGCGGTGGAAGAGAACACGCTCTTGTTTGGGCACTTTCCCGTAGCCCACAACAGCCTCAAGTATATTGTGCGCCCGGTAATGCAGGAACTGGCCTACTCGCTCAAAATGTTGATTTTTCGCCCATTGACGTGGAAGGATTGGCCAACTTTGTTTTGTCCGAGCAAATTGATTTAACTATTGTGGGGCCAGAACAGCCGTTGGTGATTGGGATGGTGGATTTTTTTAGGGAGCGGGGATTGGCCATTGTGGGACCTACGGCTTATGCCGCACAATTAGAAGGCAGTAAAGGGTTTGCTAAGGCATTTATGGCACGTCATCAAATCCCAACAGCGGCGTACCGCAAGTTTTCGGCGAACGATTTTCCCGCTGCACAATCGTGGCTTAAAGCCCAAGAATACCCCATTGTCCTCAAAGCAGATGGTCTTGCAGCCGGAAAAGGCGTCCTGATTTGCCCAGATCAAGAAACGGCACTACAAGGGCTGAAAACCATCTTATTGGACGGAGCCTTTGGCGAAGCAGGGGCCGAGGTCGTAATAGAGACGTTTATGACGGGCGAAGAAGCTTCTATTTTTGTGCTTACCGACGGAAAAGACTACCTGATCTTACCTGCGGCACAAGACCACAAACGGATTGGAGACGGAGACGTTGGGCCAAATACCGGCGGAATGGGGGCCTATGCGCCCGCGCCTATCGTAACGCCAAAGGTGGTAGAGAAGGTGCGGTTGGAAATTATCGAGCCTTCGTTGAAGGGTATGGCAGCGGAGGGGCATCCTTATACGGGCATCTTGTATGTGGGGCTGATGTTAACGCCTGATGGCCCTAAAGTGGTGGAATTTAATTGCCGATTTGGTGACCCCGAAACCCAAGTAGTCCTCCCGCTGATACAATCGGACGTGGTGGACTTGTTTATGCGCATGGCAACAAGCCGCCTGAAAGAATACCCCTTGAAACTGCACAATGGCGCTGCGGCTACGGTGGTTATGGCTTCTTCTGGATATCCAGACCATTATCCTAAAGGATTAGAAATAAAAGGCTTGGAGGTCGTAGGAGATGTGAAAAAAGAAATGGTATTCCATGCCGGAACAACACAAAACAGTGAAGGTAAGACGGTTACTTCCGGTGGGCGTGTCTTGGCTGTAACCGGCATGGGGGATTCCCTCCAAGAGGCACTGGCCAACGCATACCATCGGGTAGGAAATCTTCGGTTTGAAGGCGCATACTACCGTAAAGATATTGGCTGGCGCGGGCTTAAACACCTTTCCGAGTTATGA